In Paraburkholderia caribensis, a single window of DNA contains:
- a CDS encoding DUF3460 family protein, with product MYQSDITQFLNQLKAQKPTLEEEQRRGRSLLWDKQPIDLDERAANQEARVKQNSYVYYQNF from the coding sequence ATGTATCAATCGGATATCACGCAGTTCCTGAATCAACTGAAGGCGCAAAAGCCCACCCTGGAAGAAGAGCAACGCCGCGGCCGCTCGCTGCTGTGGGACAAGCAGCCAATCGACCTCGACGAGCGCGCAGCCAATCAGGAAGCGCGCGTGAAGCAGAACTCGTACGTCTACTACCAGAACTTCTAA
- a CDS encoding segregation and condensation protein A, with amino-acid sequence MTTADEARAASGQPDAALAAPATDSTPNTVDGIAFARLYGEPLFKLPQDLYIPPDALEVFLETFEGPLDLLLYLIRKQNFNVLDIPMAEVTNQYLGYVEQLRKTNLELAAEYLLMAAMLIEIKSRMLLPVKKADTGEEAEDPRAELVRRLLEYEQMKLAAQRLDQLPQLGRDFLRAEVYIEQSITPRFPDVNTDDLRSAWADVIKRAKLVQHHKISREELSVREHMSVILRRLQGARFMEFSELFDTTRGVPVVVVNFIAMLELSRESLIEITQAEPFAPIYVRLAYLPA; translated from the coding sequence GTGACCACCGCCGACGAGGCCCGCGCCGCTTCGGGACAGCCCGACGCAGCGCTCGCCGCGCCCGCTACCGACTCGACGCCCAACACCGTCGACGGCATCGCTTTCGCTCGCCTGTACGGCGAGCCGCTCTTCAAGCTGCCGCAGGATCTCTACATCCCGCCCGACGCGCTCGAAGTCTTTCTGGAGACGTTCGAAGGCCCGCTGGATCTGCTGCTGTACCTGATCCGCAAGCAGAACTTCAACGTGCTCGACATCCCGATGGCCGAAGTCACGAACCAGTATCTCGGCTATGTCGAACAGTTGCGCAAGACCAATCTCGAACTCGCCGCCGAATATCTGCTGATGGCCGCGATGCTCATCGAGATCAAGTCGCGCATGCTGCTGCCCGTCAAGAAGGCGGACACGGGTGAGGAAGCGGAAGACCCGCGCGCCGAACTGGTCCGCCGCCTGCTCGAATACGAGCAGATGAAGCTCGCGGCCCAGCGCCTGGATCAGTTGCCGCAACTCGGACGCGATTTCCTGCGCGCCGAGGTGTATATCGAGCAAAGCATCACGCCGCGCTTCCCGGACGTGAACACGGACGACCTGCGCTCCGCGTGGGCCGACGTGATCAAGCGCGCGAAGCTCGTCCAGCATCACAAGATCTCGCGCGAAGAGCTGTCCGTGCGCGAGCACATGAGCGTGATCCTGCGCAGGCTGCAGGGGGCGCGCTTCATGGAGTTTTCCGAACTGTTCGACACGACGCGCGGCGTACCCGTCGTGGTCGTGAACTTCATCGCGATGCTCGAGCTGTCGCGTGAATCGTTGATCGAGATCACGCAAGCCGAGCCGTTCGCGCCGATTTACGTGCGGCTGGCCTACCTGCCCGCCTGA
- the panC gene encoding pantoate--beta-alanine ligase, which yields MKVISSIQELRDQLRGQNRTAFVPTMGNLHEGHLSLMRLARQHGDPVVASIFVNRLQFGPNEDFDKYPRTLQDDIDKLQKENVYVLFAPTERDMYPQPQEYRVHPPHDLGDILEGEFRPGFFTGVCTVVMKLMSCVQPRVAVFGKKDYQQLMIVRAMTEQFALPCDIVAAETVRDTDGLALSSRNRYLTGPERAEAPMLAATLQSVRERVLSGNRDFAKLEQEAVASLAARGWKPDYIAIRKRSNLVAPAAHELDAPLVVLAAAKLGATRLIDNLEI from the coding sequence ATGAAAGTCATCAGCTCGATCCAGGAATTGCGCGACCAGTTGCGCGGCCAGAACCGCACCGCCTTCGTGCCGACGATGGGCAACCTGCACGAGGGCCATCTGTCGCTGATGCGCCTCGCGCGTCAGCACGGCGACCCGGTGGTGGCGAGCATCTTCGTGAACCGCCTGCAGTTCGGACCGAACGAAGACTTCGACAAGTATCCGCGCACGCTCCAGGACGACATCGACAAGCTGCAGAAGGAAAACGTCTACGTGCTGTTCGCGCCGACGGAGCGGGACATGTACCCGCAGCCGCAGGAATACCGCGTGCATCCGCCGCACGATCTCGGCGACATTCTCGAAGGCGAGTTCCGCCCCGGCTTCTTCACGGGCGTGTGCACGGTCGTGATGAAGCTGATGTCGTGCGTGCAGCCGCGCGTCGCCGTGTTCGGCAAGAAGGATTACCAGCAGTTGATGATCGTCCGCGCGATGACCGAGCAGTTCGCGCTGCCGTGCGACATCGTCGCCGCCGAAACCGTGCGCGACACCGACGGCCTCGCGCTCAGCTCGCGCAACCGCTATCTGACCGGGCCCGAGCGCGCCGAGGCGCCGATGCTCGCCGCCACGCTACAAAGCGTGCGCGAGCGCGTGCTGTCGGGCAACCGCGACTTCGCGAAGCTGGAGCAGGAAGCCGTCGCGTCGCTGGCTGCGCGCGGCTGGAAGCCGGACTACATCGCGATCCGCAAGCGCTCGAACCTCGTCGCGCCCGCCGCGCACGAACTGGACGCGCCACTCGTGGTGCTCGCCGCCGCGAAGCTCGGCGCGACGCGCCTGATCGACAATCTCGAAATCTGA
- the panD gene encoding aspartate 1-decarboxylase, whose protein sequence is MQRNMLKSKIHRAVVTHCELHYEGSCAIDENLLEAANIVENERIDIWNINNGERFSTYAIKGERGSGMISLNGSAARRAQLGDLVIIAAFANVDEEELKAGWKPDLVFVDEHNVIKGSRDHVPTQSWS, encoded by the coding sequence ATGCAACGCAACATGCTGAAGTCGAAAATTCACCGCGCGGTGGTCACGCACTGCGAACTGCACTACGAAGGCTCGTGCGCGATCGACGAGAACCTGCTCGAAGCGGCAAACATCGTCGAAAACGAACGTATCGACATCTGGAACATCAACAACGGCGAGCGCTTCTCGACGTACGCGATCAAGGGCGAGCGCGGCAGCGGCATGATTTCGCTGAACGGCTCGGCGGCGCGGCGCGCGCAATTGGGCGATCTGGTGATCATCGCGGCGTTCGCGAACGTCGACGAGGAAGAATTGAAGGCGGGCTGGAAGCCGGATCTGGTGTTCGTCGACGAACACAACGTGATCAAGGGCAGCCGCGACCACGTGCCGACGCAAAGCTGGAGCTGA